The Coraliomargarita parva genome contains a region encoding:
- the glmS gene encoding glutamine--fructose-6-phosphate transaminase (isomerizing) — protein sequence MCGIVGYVGRHRAGNLMLDGLKRLEYRGYDSSGMAVLTANGLDLVKRTGRVKNLEEALTESQLGGSLGISHTRWATHGDVTEANAHPHLSSDGKIALVHNGVIENYLGMKKFLVGKGYSFRSETDSEALANLIAYHYAKEPEESGKNRFLESVRKSLQHVEGTYGIAVICTDAPDELIGARKGSPLIIGIGKGENLIASDVNAITHCTQNVVYLNDNEVVHLHNDDFSITTVSSKNVEAVIHQVDWDTTEAELGDYHHFMEKEIFEQPTALENGMRGRFSDDSSTAVFGGLNLSPQELRHVDRILFLACGTAWHACLVAEYLIERYARIPVEVEYASEFRYRNAPLDKNTLVFAISQSGETIDTLAALREAKRKGYRTLSINNSVGSTIARECDGGIYQHAGPEIGVASTKAFTSQIMLCAMVALYLGRLRDLSYGDGVDIVKALKQLPELIRDVLGQSDKVAAIAKQYASYEDCLFLGRQLMFPIALEGALKLKEISYIHAEGYPAAEMKHGPIALISEKCPSVFLATSGEIFQKSLANIQEVKARKGKVICIATEECDIPEDLIDDLILVPECHEIIKPILMSIPVQLFSYYVALERGCDVDKPRNLAKSVTVE from the coding sequence ATGTGTGGAATTGTTGGATACGTCGGCCGCCATCGGGCGGGCAACTTGATGTTGGACGGGCTGAAACGCCTGGAATACAGGGGCTATGACTCGTCCGGAATGGCTGTTCTCACCGCAAACGGACTTGATCTCGTCAAGCGCACTGGCCGAGTCAAAAACCTCGAAGAAGCCCTGACGGAGTCCCAACTCGGCGGCAGTCTGGGTATCAGCCACACCCGTTGGGCCACACACGGCGACGTAACCGAAGCCAATGCCCACCCCCACCTCAGCAGCGACGGCAAAATCGCCCTGGTGCACAACGGTGTGATTGAGAATTATTTGGGAATGAAGAAGTTCCTAGTGGGGAAAGGCTATAGCTTCCGTTCCGAAACCGACTCCGAGGCACTCGCCAACCTCATCGCCTATCACTACGCAAAGGAGCCCGAAGAGTCCGGCAAGAATCGCTTCCTCGAATCGGTCCGCAAGAGCCTCCAGCACGTGGAAGGCACCTACGGCATCGCGGTAATCTGCACCGACGCCCCGGACGAACTGATCGGCGCGCGAAAGGGTTCCCCGCTCATCATCGGGATCGGCAAAGGTGAAAACCTGATCGCAAGCGACGTCAATGCGATCACCCACTGCACCCAGAACGTGGTCTACCTGAACGACAACGAGGTCGTCCACCTCCACAACGACGATTTCTCAATCACGACAGTCAGCAGTAAGAATGTCGAAGCCGTCATTCACCAGGTCGACTGGGATACGACTGAAGCCGAGCTCGGGGACTACCACCATTTCATGGAAAAGGAGATCTTCGAGCAACCCACAGCCCTGGAAAACGGGATGCGGGGGCGCTTTTCCGACGACAGCAGCACGGCTGTCTTTGGTGGCTTGAACCTAAGCCCCCAAGAATTACGCCATGTGGACCGCATCCTCTTCCTCGCCTGCGGCACCGCATGGCACGCCTGCCTCGTGGCGGAATACTTGATCGAGCGCTACGCCCGCATTCCGGTGGAGGTCGAATACGCCTCTGAATTCCGCTACCGGAACGCCCCGCTCGACAAAAACACGCTGGTCTTTGCCATCAGCCAGTCCGGTGAGACCATTGACACCCTGGCAGCCCTGCGGGAAGCCAAGCGCAAGGGCTACCGGACCCTATCCATCAACAACAGTGTCGGGTCGACCATCGCACGGGAATGCGACGGGGGCATCTATCAGCACGCCGGCCCGGAAATTGGCGTCGCCTCGACCAAGGCCTTCACCTCCCAGATCATGCTCTGCGCCATGGTCGCCCTCTATTTGGGGCGCCTGCGCGACCTCAGCTACGGTGATGGGGTCGACATCGTCAAGGCACTCAAACAATTGCCCGAGCTCATACGCGACGTTTTAGGGCAAAGCGACAAGGTTGCCGCCATAGCCAAGCAATACGCAAGCTACGAGGACTGCCTCTTCCTAGGCCGCCAACTCATGTTCCCAATCGCCCTGGAAGGCGCGCTCAAGCTCAAGGAAATTTCCTATATACATGCGGAAGGTTACCCAGCCGCCGAAATGAAGCACGGCCCGATCGCCCTGATCAGTGAAAAGTGCCCCAGCGTGTTCCTAGCTACGTCCGGTGAAATCTTCCAAAAAAGCCTCGCCAACATCCAGGAAGTCAAGGCGCGGAAGGGCAAAGTCATCTGCATCGCCACCGAGGAATGCGACATACCGGAGGACCTGATCGACGACCTGATCCTCGTTCCGGAATGCCATGAGATCATCAAACCGATCCTGATGTCCATCCCGGTCCAGCTCTTCAGCTACTATGTCGCGCTGGAGCGTGGCTGCGACGTCGACAAGCCGCGTAATCTGGCAAAGTCGGTGACGGTGGAATAG
- a CDS encoding glucose-1-phosphate adenylyltransferase, giving the protein MKKRKIVCIIMGGGRGTRLVPLTKERCKPAVPLAGKYRLVDIPISNCLNSGMNQIYVLTQFNTASLHRHIQEAYKFDPFGGGCVDILSAEQTDRSDGWYQGTADAVRQNMNHFGPMEEGDLYVILSGDQLFRMDLADVVREHDAHGADVTITAKPLGLDEAEGLGLMRVDDHLQITEFVEKPTDPKVIQSLAVGESVRQKMVEPGNKDYCLASMGIYVFNAKTLIEALDSDTTDFGKEIIPGLLGEVKMFSYVFDAYWEDIGTVKAFFDCNLRLTDTMPPFNFFDEEARIYTRARFLPASKMNSCRIDRAVVADGSIVTDSDLKRCSLGVRSVVSDGGTLENVVMMGADYYETEDDFEENQSLGRPNIGVGHNSVIRNAILDKNVRIGKNVILDPTGLPDNFGPDVDVAIRDGVLVVCKDAVVPDGFVMKA; this is encoded by the coding sequence GTGAAAAAACGTAAGATCGTCTGTATTATCATGGGCGGAGGCCGAGGTACGCGCCTCGTTCCGCTAACCAAAGAACGTTGTAAGCCGGCTGTACCGCTGGCCGGCAAGTATCGACTCGTCGATATCCCTATCAGTAACTGCCTGAATTCCGGCATGAATCAGATCTATGTGTTGACGCAGTTTAACACGGCGTCTTTGCACCGCCATATTCAGGAAGCCTACAAGTTTGATCCCTTCGGTGGCGGATGTGTCGATATCCTCTCTGCGGAGCAGACTGACCGCTCCGACGGTTGGTATCAGGGCACTGCGGATGCGGTGCGTCAGAACATGAACCACTTTGGGCCGATGGAGGAGGGGGACCTGTACGTTATTCTGTCCGGGGACCAACTCTTCCGTATGGACTTGGCTGATGTGGTTCGCGAACACGATGCCCACGGCGCGGACGTGACGATTACCGCCAAGCCGCTCGGTCTGGATGAAGCGGAGGGGCTGGGCCTGATGCGGGTGGACGACCATCTGCAAATCACTGAGTTTGTCGAAAAGCCGACCGATCCCAAGGTGATCCAGAGCTTGGCAGTTGGGGAGAGTGTCCGTCAGAAGATGGTGGAGCCGGGGAATAAGGACTACTGTCTGGCTTCTATGGGGATCTATGTGTTCAATGCCAAGACGTTGATCGAAGCGCTGGATTCGGATACGACTGACTTTGGTAAGGAAATTATACCTGGACTGCTCGGCGAAGTGAAGATGTTCAGCTACGTCTTTGATGCCTATTGGGAAGATATTGGTACGGTGAAGGCCTTCTTTGACTGCAACCTGCGGCTCACTGATACGATGCCGCCCTTTAATTTCTTCGATGAAGAGGCTCGTATTTATACCCGGGCTCGCTTCCTGCCTGCTTCGAAAATGAATTCGTGCCGGATTGACCGTGCCGTGGTGGCCGACGGGAGTATCGTGACGGATTCCGATCTGAAGCGTTGTTCCCTCGGGGTCCGCTCTGTGGTCAGTGACGGGGGTACCTTGGAGAATGTTGTGATGATGGGGGCCGATTACTATGAAACCGAAGATGACTTCGAGGAGAATCAGTCCTTGGGACGCCCCAATATCGGGGTGGGGCACAATTCGGTGATTCGTAATGCGATCCTCGATAAGAACGTCCGTATCGGTAAGAACGTGATCCTCGACCCGACGGGGCTTCCGGACAATTTTGGTCCGGATGTGGATGTCGCTATTCGCGACGGTGTACTCGTTGTTTGTAAAGACGCGGTGGTGCCTGATGGTTTTGTGATGAAAGCCTAG
- a CDS encoding universal stress protein, which produces MKKLLVCTDGSNYSEECCRYGAWLALQSGATVDVLYVTDLRQFEIPAVADLSGSLGIQPFEGMISQMQEVERHKAGFVEEHAMRVLREAGMGNNVSFHHETGLLVDVIEQYQDEVDLILLGKRGENANFATEHLGSMLERVVRAAKKPCLVTSRKFKPVQQVAIAYDGGISARKALDYLSAEPFFKQVQLHLVTVSEGSDETEASGRLAEAEAKLKTAGMEPGCQLLTGEVESAIASYVDKSQIDLLIAGAYGHSRIRELIIGSTTTELLRRCRVPVLCFR; this is translated from the coding sequence ATGAAGAAATTACTCGTATGTACGGATGGCTCGAATTACAGTGAAGAATGTTGCCGTTACGGTGCTTGGCTTGCCCTGCAAAGCGGTGCTACAGTCGATGTTCTGTACGTTACGGATCTCCGTCAGTTTGAAATTCCGGCCGTTGCCGACCTGAGTGGCAGTTTGGGGATACAGCCTTTTGAAGGAATGATCTCGCAGATGCAGGAAGTCGAACGACACAAGGCTGGCTTTGTTGAGGAACATGCCATGCGTGTCTTAAGGGAGGCAGGTATGGGGAATAACGTGAGTTTTCATCACGAGACTGGTCTTCTCGTCGATGTCATTGAGCAGTATCAGGATGAGGTGGATCTTATCTTATTAGGCAAGCGCGGGGAAAATGCCAATTTTGCGACGGAACACTTGGGCTCTATGTTGGAACGGGTGGTCCGGGCAGCGAAGAAGCCCTGCTTGGTCACCTCACGTAAGTTTAAGCCTGTGCAGCAGGTGGCCATTGCCTATGATGGGGGAATCAGTGCGCGCAAGGCGCTTGATTACTTGTCTGCTGAGCCTTTCTTCAAACAGGTCCAGTTGCACTTGGTGACCGTGTCGGAAGGCAGTGATGAAACCGAAGCCTCCGGACGTTTGGCCGAGGCTGAGGCTAAACTGAAGACTGCAGGAATGGAGCCAGGCTGCCAGCTGCTGACTGGAGAAGTTGAGTCGGCTATTGCCAGCTATGTGGACAAGTCTCAGATCGACCTCCTCATTGCCGGGGCCTATGGACACAGTCGCATCCGCGAACTCATTATCGGCAGTACCACGACCGAATTACTCCGACGCTGCCGGGTGCCGGTCCTGTGTTTCCGCTAA
- the lgt gene encoding prolipoprotein diacylglyceryl transferase, translating into MATPTNYWVHDLSPFLVRFPENPLGLEGIRYYGLAYLAGFIVAWALLRVYNNRGKYVIDADARATLMTAIILGVLAGGRLGYMLLYDLDNFLAHPASIIRVDQGGMASHGGFVGVILALVWFAWRQNRSLLELGDIVTSVTPIGLFFGRIANFINGELWGRVTEVRWAVIFPDSPTVFDRTTLSYAPQPRHPSQLYEAGLEGLLLFIYLQFRLWFARPPFGQLAGEFLFGYGIVRIIGELFREPDAGLILGLSRGQFYSIFLMLAGLVLIVLARLRGQREPSLEEKLDPHGEQHRETN; encoded by the coding sequence ATGGCGACTCCGACAAATTACTGGGTGCATGACCTGAGCCCCTTTCTCGTCCGCTTCCCTGAAAATCCACTCGGCCTCGAGGGAATTCGGTACTACGGGCTGGCCTATCTCGCCGGATTTATCGTGGCGTGGGCGCTGCTGCGCGTCTACAATAACCGTGGCAAGTACGTTATCGATGCGGATGCCCGGGCCACCCTCATGACGGCAATCATCCTGGGCGTACTGGCAGGCGGCCGGTTGGGCTACATGCTGCTCTATGACCTAGACAATTTCCTGGCCCACCCCGCTTCGATCATACGCGTCGACCAGGGGGGCATGGCCAGCCATGGAGGCTTTGTCGGGGTGATCCTGGCGTTGGTCTGGTTTGCCTGGCGCCAGAACCGTTCACTCCTCGAACTGGGGGACATCGTCACCTCCGTCACTCCCATCGGCCTTTTCTTCGGCCGAATCGCCAACTTCATCAACGGAGAACTCTGGGGCCGCGTGACCGAAGTCAGATGGGCAGTCATCTTTCCAGACAGCCCCACAGTCTTTGACCGGACCACCCTGAGCTATGCACCGCAGCCGCGTCACCCCTCCCAGCTCTATGAAGCGGGACTGGAAGGACTGTTACTCTTCATCTATCTGCAGTTCCGGCTGTGGTTTGCACGTCCCCCCTTCGGACAACTGGCTGGCGAGTTCTTATTTGGCTACGGAATCGTACGAATTATCGGAGAGCTTTTCCGCGAGCCGGATGCCGGCTTGATCCTCGGTCTCAGCCGAGGACAATTCTACTCCATCTTCCTGATGTTGGCCGGCCTTGTACTCATCGTACTGGCGCGACTACGCGGACAGCGGGAGCCCAGCTTGGAGGAAAAACTGGACCCCCATGGTGAACAACACCGCGAGACCAATTAG
- a CDS encoding LysM peptidoglycan-binding domain-containing protein, producing MMKPTRMLLLLCLGSALLFQSASAQQSDALRVSVANLSQDVNILAREMKSLRLEMEAMRRENDQLRRQVAAASSNQNTDTQIANLSGAIEALRKEYRAADEAQKQQIIAEVSRQIDALAKETQAAINTVAKAVDAQPSVAAPVHFSDSYPKTGVTYTVRSGDTLSKIAREHGSTIKYIQDANKIANPARDLQVGQTIFIPVSE from the coding sequence ATGATGAAACCGACCCGCATGCTGCTCCTTCTCTGCCTTGGGAGCGCACTACTATTCCAATCCGCAAGTGCTCAGCAAAGTGATGCCTTGCGTGTCTCCGTGGCCAACCTCAGCCAGGATGTGAATATCCTCGCTCGTGAAATGAAATCTCTGCGTTTGGAAATGGAGGCGATGCGTCGTGAGAACGACCAGTTGCGCCGTCAGGTGGCGGCTGCTAGTTCGAACCAGAACACCGATACCCAAATTGCCAACTTGAGTGGGGCGATTGAAGCGCTGCGCAAGGAATACCGTGCCGCCGACGAGGCCCAGAAGCAGCAGATCATCGCTGAAGTGTCTCGCCAGATCGATGCCTTGGCCAAGGAGACGCAGGCGGCGATCAATACGGTAGCCAAGGCGGTCGATGCCCAACCAAGTGTGGCGGCCCCGGTTCATTTTTCCGACAGCTATCCCAAGACTGGAGTGACCTATACCGTGCGTTCGGGCGATACCCTCAGCAAAATCGCCCGCGAGCATGGATCGACAATCAAATACATCCAGGACGCCAACAAGATCGCCAATCCGGCCCGCGACCTGCAGGTCGGGCAAACCATCTTTATCCCTGTTTCCGAATAG
- a CDS encoding ParB/RepB/Spo0J family partition protein, producing the protein MSSKSRLGRGLGGLISGAGNKPASDAPKPKASPAKKVPVKTAAKKTVAAPQSAPDEGIGYREIKVSDVVPNPYQPRREINPAHVEELAKSIQSEGLLQPIVVRPKGKQYELIAGERRLRAFEHLKLASVPARIIEATDASSATLALIENLQRENLNPIDEALGYASLVRDFDLTQEAAAERVGKGRATVANALRLLSLNSEIQGYLSRRLISTGHAKVLLGLENDEHRRLLARRIIETGMSVREAEQEVRRLKEGASKGATGTKKGKAGDAESTAIRDLEKRIGEHFNTRVSMKHGNKKGKITIEYFGNEDLDRILEKLGLQH; encoded by the coding sequence ATGAGTTCCAAAAGTCGACTTGGCCGTGGTTTAGGCGGCCTGATTTCTGGTGCCGGCAACAAGCCTGCGTCGGACGCCCCAAAGCCTAAGGCCAGCCCTGCAAAAAAAGTACCGGTTAAGACTGCTGCCAAGAAAACGGTGGCCGCTCCCCAATCCGCTCCGGACGAGGGGATTGGCTATCGTGAGATCAAGGTGAGCGATGTGGTGCCGAATCCCTACCAGCCTCGCCGCGAAATTAACCCTGCCCATGTGGAAGAATTGGCCAAAAGTATTCAGTCGGAAGGCTTGCTTCAGCCGATCGTGGTACGTCCGAAGGGGAAACAGTACGAGTTGATCGCCGGCGAACGGCGGCTTCGTGCATTCGAGCACCTCAAGCTGGCTTCGGTGCCGGCCCGTATTATTGAAGCGACCGATGCCTCTTCGGCCACACTGGCATTGATTGAAAATCTGCAGCGTGAAAACCTGAACCCGATCGACGAAGCGCTGGGATATGCCAGCCTGGTACGCGATTTTGACCTCACGCAGGAAGCTGCCGCCGAACGGGTGGGGAAGGGACGTGCCACTGTGGCGAATGCCCTCCGCTTGCTGAGCCTGAATTCGGAAATTCAGGGCTATCTCAGTCGGCGTCTCATCTCGACTGGTCATGCTAAGGTGCTGTTGGGATTGGAGAATGATGAGCACCGACGTTTGCTGGCCCGTCGTATTATCGAGACGGGGATGAGTGTCCGTGAGGCCGAACAAGAGGTCCGTCGTCTTAAAGAAGGCGCAAGTAAGGGCGCGACCGGCACGAAGAAAGGAAAGGCAGGCGATGCTGAAAGCACCGCGATCCGTGACCTTGAAAAGCGCATTGGTGAGCATTTCAACACACGTGTTTCCATGAAGCACGGTAACAAAAAAGGGAAGATTACGATCGAGTATTTCGGCAACGAGGACCTCGACCGCATCCTCGAAAAATTGGGCCTGCAACATTAA
- a CDS encoding EVE domain-containing protein codes for MKYWLMKSEPDVFSFEDLKSRPGQTEPWDGVRNYQARNFMRDDMQVGDLILFYHSNTNPPGVAGIAQVASEAYPDPTAFDKKSKYYDPKSNPDSPRWVLVDVKYKADLKRLVALEEMKAMPELQEMRVLQRGNRLSITPVTQSEFEAIQKAGMGKA; via the coding sequence ATGAAGTATTGGCTAATGAAATCAGAGCCGGATGTCTTTTCCTTCGAAGACTTGAAGAGTCGACCCGGTCAAACTGAACCGTGGGACGGTGTACGCAATTACCAAGCACGCAATTTCATGCGGGACGATATGCAGGTCGGTGATCTCATCCTGTTTTATCATTCCAACACGAATCCACCCGGGGTGGCTGGGATTGCTCAAGTCGCCTCCGAAGCCTATCCGGATCCGACCGCTTTTGATAAAAAGTCGAAATATTACGATCCAAAGAGCAATCCGGATAGTCCGCGTTGGGTCTTGGTCGATGTGAAGTACAAGGCTGATTTAAAGCGTCTGGTCGCGTTGGAGGAAATGAAGGCCATGCCAGAGTTGCAGGAGATGCGTGTCCTGCAGCGCGGCAATCGCTTGTCCATCACCCCTGTCACTCAGTCTGAGTTTGAAGCGATTCAGAAGGCTGGGATGGGCAAAGCCTAG
- a CDS encoding zinc ribbon domain-containing protein codes for MKRRISEKRKTAFYLGTGFMVVGGLLFASTFLSFFLHFGDFSNFEANAKSGMLRAFGGMALLFIGGIVRSAGARGLAGSGVVLDPQKAREDLEPYSRMTGGMLKDALDEADLHLGATSEKVIMIKCRACGQLNEDNSKFCQECGQPL; via the coding sequence ATGAAGCGTCGAATTTCTGAAAAACGTAAGACAGCCTTTTATCTGGGCACAGGTTTCATGGTTGTGGGAGGCCTTCTATTTGCATCCACTTTTCTTAGTTTCTTCCTTCACTTCGGAGATTTCTCGAATTTCGAGGCGAATGCAAAATCAGGTATGCTGAGGGCATTCGGTGGTATGGCACTTCTCTTTATCGGAGGAATCGTTCGTTCGGCCGGGGCTCGCGGCCTGGCTGGTTCGGGGGTCGTGCTAGACCCTCAAAAAGCACGCGAAGACTTGGAGCCCTACAGTCGAATGACGGGCGGTATGCTCAAGGACGCCTTGGACGAGGCTGACCTGCACCTTGGCGCAACGTCCGAAAAGGTGATCATGATCAAGTGCCGCGCCTGCGGTCAACTCAACGAAGACAATTCCAAATTCTGTCAGGAGTGTGGCCAGCCCTTGTAA